The Snodgrassella alvi wkB2 genome window below encodes:
- a CDS encoding glutamine synthetase family protein → MYDDIFNWLKEHGITEVECILPDITGVARGKIIPKDKFISEPDMRLPEAVLLQTVTGEYPQSSLLDETDADMELKPDQTTLRFVPWAQDPTASLIFDCFSPDGLPVETAPRNVLKRILKLYENMGLEPIVAPEMEFYLISPNPDPDVPLQPPIGRTGRSEFGRRSYAVDAVNEFDPLFEEIYDYCHEQNLEVDTLIHEIGAAQMEINFLHGNALDLADQVFLFKRTVRESAFHHKMYATFMAKPMEGEPGSAMHIHQSLNNVENGNNAFSSDDGTPSELFFHFIGGLQKYLPQTMPFFAPYVNSFRRLTRFTAAPTNVEWGYDNRTVGLRVPRAKAKGRRIENRLAGVDVNPYLAIACSLACGYLGIKEQLQPRAPLSSNAYSLPYQFPTTLEESIERLRQCEPIHEILGQRFVEMYIAVKEQEVSEYFRVISPWERKYLLLHV, encoded by the coding sequence ATGTATGATGACATATTTAACTGGCTTAAAGAACATGGTATCACTGAAGTAGAATGTATCTTACCGGACATTACAGGTGTGGCTCGCGGTAAAATTATTCCGAAAGATAAATTTATATCTGAACCGGATATGCGACTACCCGAGGCAGTATTATTGCAAACAGTAACCGGAGAATATCCACAATCCAGCCTTCTGGATGAAACAGATGCGGATATGGAGTTAAAGCCAGACCAGACTACTCTGCGCTTTGTTCCCTGGGCTCAGGATCCGACAGCATCACTAATATTTGATTGCTTCTCTCCTGACGGTTTACCGGTTGAAACTGCGCCGCGCAATGTACTCAAACGCATATTAAAATTGTATGAAAATATGGGGCTGGAACCCATCGTTGCTCCGGAAATGGAATTCTATCTGATTTCACCCAACCCCGATCCGGATGTCCCCCTGCAACCTCCGATCGGCCGTACCGGACGCAGTGAATTCGGACGACGGTCTTATGCTGTAGATGCAGTAAATGAATTTGACCCTCTGTTTGAAGAAATTTACGACTACTGCCATGAACAGAACCTTGAAGTTGATACGCTGATTCATGAAATTGGTGCCGCACAGATGGAAATCAATTTCCTGCATGGTAATGCTCTGGATTTAGCCGATCAGGTATTTTTATTCAAACGCACAGTACGTGAATCTGCCTTTCATCATAAAATGTATGCCACTTTTATGGCTAAGCCTATGGAAGGAGAACCGGGCAGTGCCATGCATATCCATCAGAGTCTGAACAATGTAGAAAATGGTAATAATGCATTCAGCAGTGATGATGGCACTCCTTCAGAACTATTTTTTCATTTTATTGGCGGCCTGCAAAAATACCTGCCACAAACCATGCCCTTTTTTGCTCCGTATGTTAATTCTTTCCGCCGGCTGACCCGGTTTACAGCTGCACCCACTAATGTTGAATGGGGTTATGACAATCGCACTGTGGGTTTACGTGTTCCGCGAGCCAAAGCCAAAGGAAGACGGATTGAAAACCGGCTGGCCGGAGTAGATGTCAATCCTTATCTGGCGATTGCCTGCTCGCTGGCTTGTGGTTATCTGGGAATTAAAGAACAGCTACAACCGCGTGCTCCGCTGAGCAGTAATGCGTATTCATTACCTTATCAGTTCCCTACTACACTGGAAGAATCAATAGAACGTTTACGCCAGTGTGAACCAATTCATGAAATACTGGGTCAGCGCTTTGTTGAGATGTACATTGCCGTAAAAGAGCAGGAAGTTTCAGAATATTTTCGTGTTATCAGCCCTTGGGAGCGCAAATATCTGTTATTACATGTCTGA
- the ppsR gene encoding posphoenolpyruvate synthetase regulatory kinase/phosphorylase PpsR: MKPVRQVFFVSDRTGITAESMGLALLNQFDNIEFKRATYPFVDTETKAREIVALINNAANHCEARPLVFSSIVDENVRKLIKTSAGLHMSFYDAFIGELEDELATEANHSIGRTHGMHDTERYDKRMEAINFTLNHDDGITDRELKKADVILMGVSRSGKTPTCLYLALQYGIRAANYPLIPEDLESSELPRMLQPFRQKLYGLTIDADRLHHIRSERRPDSRYASRDNCRREILTAEDMFRRFNIPYTNTTHKSIEELAASIILAAKLQRRF, translated from the coding sequence ATGAAACCAGTACGCCAAGTCTTTTTTGTTTCTGACCGAACGGGTATCACCGCCGAAAGTATGGGTCTTGCTTTATTGAACCAGTTTGACAATATAGAATTCAAGCGTGCTACTTATCCATTTGTAGATACGGAAACAAAAGCACGTGAGATTGTAGCTTTAATTAATAATGCAGCAAACCACTGTGAAGCGCGTCCGCTGGTTTTTTCTAGCATCGTTGATGAAAATGTCCGTAAACTGATTAAAACCAGTGCAGGGCTGCATATGAGTTTTTATGATGCATTTATTGGTGAGCTGGAAGATGAACTTGCCACAGAAGCAAATCATTCCATTGGCAGAACCCATGGAATGCACGATACTGAACGCTATGATAAGAGAATGGAAGCAATCAATTTTACTCTTAATCATGATGATGGAATTACTGATCGCGAATTGAAAAAAGCTGATGTGATTCTGATGGGCGTTTCTCGCAGTGGTAAAACGCCTACTTGTCTTTATCTGGCATTACAGTATGGAATTCGTGCTGCAAATTATCCTCTTATTCCAGAAGATCTGGAAAGCAGTGAATTACCTAGAATGCTGCAACCATTCCGGCAAAAATTATATGGGCTAACCATAGATGCAGACCGTCTGCACCATATTCGTTCGGAGCGTCGTCCTGATTCCCGTTATGCCAGTCGTGATAATTGCCGACGTGAGATTTTAACCGCCGAAGATATGTTCCGCCGTTTTAATATTCCATATACCAATACAACTCATAAATCTATTGAAGAACTGGCTGCAAGTATTATTTTAGCGGCAAAATTACAACGGCGGTTTTAG
- a CDS encoding murein hydrolase activator EnvC family protein translates to MKSLFCLILIWCSTLFSLAIAANNQKIQQPTGELKQVHQAISATQNQISKTTVEQKKIDASMAATDQQLNQAKNELHRIQQQQQTSMRQLQTLQTNLDKTRTQIAETQTQIARLLNAHYRNRQPNSVYLMLKKDPSDQKGRSLQYIRYLNEANEQVIQRLREQQLRMNAQQQAINNQQQQLSSLQKKQQQLINKLRNEHTIQQSKFSVLNQQLQVQNKQLQSLKADEKRLNNLLSRLSAQATMRRLAQTQPKPPKQTIKPKNTGQPQITPSNDAGNNDTDSTRPPSTLTAEDLALQATENIKTPLIKGLAQKQGRLPRPVNGSISGKFGENRPNGGIWKGLFFSCNNAAVHSISNGNVVYAAFLQGYGNTVIIDHGEGYISIYTGLSSVNVSAGSILSSGQTIGISGKLPDGQNGLYFEIRYHNQAMNPLSWLR, encoded by the coding sequence ATGAAATCTTTATTCTGTCTCATTCTGATATGGTGCAGTACCCTTTTCTCTTTGGCTATCGCTGCCAATAATCAGAAAATCCAACAGCCAACTGGTGAACTGAAACAGGTTCACCAGGCTATTTCAGCAACACAAAACCAGATCAGTAAAACTACGGTTGAACAGAAAAAAATTGATGCCTCAATGGCTGCAACAGACCAGCAGCTTAATCAGGCAAAAAATGAGCTTCACCGCATTCAACAACAGCAACAGACCAGTATGCGGCAGTTACAAACCCTGCAAACCAATCTGGATAAAACCCGTACCCAGATTGCAGAAACTCAGACCCAGATAGCCCGTTTACTTAATGCACATTACCGTAACCGTCAGCCGAACAGCGTATATTTAATGCTAAAAAAGGATCCCTCCGACCAAAAAGGGCGCTCGTTACAATATATACGATATTTAAATGAAGCCAATGAGCAGGTCATTCAGCGTTTACGTGAACAACAATTGCGAATGAATGCACAGCAACAGGCTATTAATAATCAGCAACAACAACTTTCTTCGCTACAAAAAAAACAACAGCAGCTTATTAACAAACTGCGTAATGAACATACTATTCAGCAAAGCAAATTCAGTGTATTAAACCAACAATTACAAGTACAGAATAAGCAATTACAATCATTAAAGGCTGATGAAAAACGATTGAACAATCTTTTAAGCCGTCTTTCTGCTCAGGCAACAATGCGTCGTCTGGCTCAGACTCAGCCTAAACCTCCTAAACAAACCATCAAACCGAAAAATACAGGTCAGCCACAAATTACTCCAAGTAACGATGCTGGTAACAATGATACAGACAGCACCAGACCGCCTTCTACCTTAACTGCAGAAGATTTAGCTTTACAGGCTACAGAAAATATTAAAACACCACTTATTAAAGGTCTTGCACAGAAACAGGGACGCCTTCCCCGACCGGTTAACGGCAGCATATCAGGAAAATTTGGAGAAAACAGACCAAATGGCGGTATCTGGAAAGGATTGTTTTTTTCATGTAACAATGCGGCTGTGCACAGCATTTCTAATGGTAATGTGGTCTATGCTGCTTTTTTACAAGGTTACGGCAATACCGTTATCATTGATCACGGTGAAGGTTATATCAGCATTTACACAGGCTTGTCCTCCGTCAATGTTTCTGCCGGTAGCATTCTTAGCTCTGGTCAAACCATTGGTATAAGTGGTAAATTACCGGACGGTCAGAACGGACTTTATTTTGAAATTCGTTATCATAATCAGGCAATGAATCCATTATCATGGTTGCGTTAA
- the ppsA gene encoding phosphoenolpyruvate synthase has product MAGNNVIWFENLRMTDVESVGGKNASLGEMISQLTEKGVRVPGGFATTAEAYRNFLAYEGLSERINNELKALDVDNVAELARVGKQIRQWIMDTPFPPELEADLQAAWEKMVADAGTDQICVAVRSSATAEDLPDASFAGQQETFLNISGYDNVKEAMHHVFASLYNDRAISYRVHKNFAHDVVALSAGVQRMVRSDKGASGVMFTMDTESGFDQVVFITSSYGLGETVVQGAVNPDEFYVHKPTLCAGRPAILRKTMGSKLIKMVFTDAAQAGKSVQTVDVDVADRKKFSISAEEITELAQYALTIEEHYGRPMDIEWGRDGIDGKLYILQARPETVKSQENNSRVLRRYQINDKSAILVEGRAIGQKVGQGKVRLVKSVDEMDKVLPGDVLVTDMTDPDWEPVMKRASAIITNRGGRTCHAAIIARELGIPAVVGCGNATSALQDGQEVTVSCAEGDTGYVYEGLLKVDVNEIPLDNMPESPAKIMMNVGNPELAFSFSGLPGYGIGLARMEFIINRQIGIHPRALLEFDQQDEQMKATITDRISGYSSPVDFYIDKIAEGVATLAASVYPKKVIVRMSDFKSNEYANLLGGNKYEPHEENPMLGFRGAARYVSDDFKDCFALECKALKYVRDEMGLTNVEIMIPFVRTLKEAENVVRALKDNGLERGKNGLRLIMMCELPTNAVLAEQFLKYFDGFSIGSNDMTQLTLGVDRDSGGPIAGTFDERDPAVKVMFSLAIQACRKLNKYIGICGQGPSDHADFAKWLIEEGIETISLNPDTVIETWLYLAKELKK; this is encoded by the coding sequence ATGGCCGGTAATAACGTAATCTGGTTTGAAAATCTGCGCATGACTGATGTTGAAAGCGTCGGCGGCAAAAATGCATCTCTTGGCGAGATGATTTCACAGCTCACCGAAAAAGGTGTGCGTGTACCCGGTGGTTTTGCTACCACTGCCGAAGCCTATCGCAATTTTCTTGCTTACGAAGGTTTGAGTGAACGTATCAATAACGAGCTAAAGGCACTGGATGTAGATAATGTTGCCGAACTGGCTCGGGTAGGTAAACAGATCCGTCAATGGATCATGGACACCCCATTTCCGCCTGAACTGGAAGCAGATTTACAGGCAGCATGGGAAAAAATGGTAGCTGATGCCGGTACTGACCAGATTTGCGTGGCTGTACGCTCTTCTGCGACTGCCGAAGATTTACCTGATGCCTCTTTTGCCGGTCAGCAGGAAACATTTCTGAATATAAGCGGTTATGATAATGTTAAAGAAGCTATGCATCATGTATTTGCTTCTTTGTATAACGATCGCGCCATTTCCTACCGTGTGCACAAGAATTTTGCTCATGATGTAGTGGCTCTGTCTGCCGGTGTTCAGCGGATGGTGCGTTCTGATAAAGGCGCCTCCGGGGTGATGTTCACCATGGATACAGAATCTGGTTTTGATCAGGTTGTATTCATTACATCATCCTATGGTCTGGGTGAGACTGTTGTACAGGGTGCAGTAAATCCGGATGAATTCTATGTACATAAACCAACTCTGTGTGCCGGTCGTCCTGCGATTCTGCGTAAAACCATGGGTTCTAAACTGATTAAAATGGTTTTCACTGATGCGGCTCAGGCAGGTAAATCTGTACAGACAGTAGATGTTGATGTTGCTGACCGGAAAAAATTCTCAATCAGTGCCGAAGAAATTACTGAGCTGGCTCAGTATGCACTGACTATTGAAGAACATTATGGCCGTCCGATGGATATTGAATGGGGTCGTGATGGTATTGATGGCAAACTGTATATCTTGCAGGCTCGTCCTGAAACTGTGAAATCACAGGAAAATAACAGCCGTGTACTGCGTCGCTATCAGATTAATGACAAATCTGCCATTCTGGTAGAGGGTCGCGCCATCGGTCAGAAAGTCGGTCAAGGTAAAGTGCGTCTGGTCAAATCTGTTGATGAAATGGATAAAGTGTTGCCAGGTGACGTACTGGTTACTGATATGACCGACCCGGACTGGGAACCGGTTATGAAACGTGCCTCTGCAATTATTACCAATCGTGGCGGACGTACTTGTCACGCAGCCATTATTGCGCGTGAACTGGGTATTCCGGCAGTGGTTGGCTGTGGTAATGCAACTTCTGCTTTGCAGGATGGTCAGGAAGTAACGGTGTCCTGTGCCGAAGGGGATACGGGCTATGTATATGAGGGTTTACTGAAAGTTGATGTCAATGAAATACCTTTAGATAATATGCCTGAATCACCAGCCAAAATCATGATGAATGTAGGTAATCCTGAGCTGGCATTCAGCTTCTCTGGTTTACCGGGCTATGGTATTGGTCTGGCACGAATGGAATTTATTATTAACCGCCAGATTGGTATTCATCCTCGTGCTTTGCTGGAATTTGATCAGCAGGATGAACAGATGAAAGCCACCATTACTGACAGAATTTCCGGCTATTCATCTCCGGTAGATTTTTATATTGATAAAATTGCTGAGGGTGTGGCAACACTGGCAGCTTCTGTGTATCCGAAAAAAGTAATTGTGCGTATGTCTGACTTTAAGTCAAATGAATATGCCAATCTTTTAGGTGGTAATAAATACGAGCCTCATGAAGAAAATCCGATGCTGGGTTTCCGCGGTGCAGCCCGTTATGTTTCTGATGATTTCAAAGATTGCTTTGCGCTTGAGTGTAAAGCACTGAAATATGTGCGTGATGAAATGGGATTGACTAATGTTGAAATCATGATTCCATTTGTACGTACATTGAAAGAGGCTGAAAATGTCGTACGCGCATTGAAAGACAACGGACTGGAACGTGGTAAAAATGGTCTGCGCCTGATTATGATGTGTGAACTGCCAACCAATGCAGTACTGGCCGAACAGTTCCTGAAATACTTTGATGGATTCTCTATTGGTTCAAATGATATGACTCAGTTAACACTGGGTGTGGATCGCGATAGTGGTGGTCCGATCGCAGGTACTTTTGATGAACGTGACCCAGCTGTTAAAGTGATGTTCAGTCTGGCAATTCAGGCTTGCCGTAAATTAAATAAATATATTGGTATTTGCGGTCAAGGGCCGTCTGATCATGCTGATTTCGCTAAATGGTTGATTGAGGAGGGAATTGAGACTATCTCTCTGAATCCCGATACCGTAATTGAAACTTGGTTATATCTGGCTAAAGAACTGAAAAAATAA
- a CDS encoding aspartate aminotransferase family protein has product MSNKTDVRLAVKHHLHPFSDNAELKKHGVRMMVKAKGIYVYDSDGNEIIDGMAGLWCVNIGYGEKKLAKIAEKQMQVLPFYNTFFKTTHPAIIKLSEKLVEITPEGFNHVFYTNSGSESVDTMIRMVRHYWASVGKPSKKVIIGRWNGYHGSTLGGASLGGMKSMHEQGDLPIANIVHIEQPWYYGLAKTGESEEEFGIRAANWLEEKILSLGADKIAAFVAEPIQGAGGVIIPPASYWPRIEAICKRYDVLLVADEVICGYGRTGRWFGFETFGFTPDIFTTAKGLSSGYLPIGAVLVNDKVTEGLLAGGEFNHGFTYSGHPVSAAVACANLNIIDKKNLIEKVRTKTGPYMRKRWQETFSQFKYVADIRSEGLMCGFTLVKNRDTREFFDDFGTTGLICRDIFFKNNLIFRACGDHIVAAPPLIISKKEIDNMLAIASVCMREFEELMDKKLDCKTDKAA; this is encoded by the coding sequence ATGAGTAATAAAACCGATGTGAGACTGGCTGTAAAACATCATTTACATCCATTTTCCGATAATGCTGAGCTTAAAAAGCACGGTGTACGCATGATGGTTAAAGCAAAAGGCATTTATGTATATGATAGTGACGGCAATGAAATCATTGACGGTATGGCCGGGTTGTGGTGTGTCAATATTGGATACGGAGAAAAAAAACTGGCTAAAATTGCCGAGAAACAAATGCAAGTGCTGCCGTTTTACAATACTTTCTTCAAAACAACCCATCCTGCAATCATTAAATTATCGGAAAAACTGGTTGAAATCACACCGGAGGGATTTAATCATGTGTTTTATACCAACTCCGGTTCTGAATCGGTTGATACCATGATACGTATGGTGCGCCATTACTGGGCATCTGTCGGCAAGCCTTCTAAAAAAGTGATCATTGGTCGCTGGAACGGCTATCACGGCTCTACCTTAGGCGGAGCAAGCCTGGGTGGTATGAAAAGCATGCATGAGCAAGGTGATTTACCGATTGCCAATATAGTTCATATTGAACAACCGTGGTATTACGGCTTAGCCAAAACTGGTGAAAGTGAAGAAGAATTCGGTATTCGAGCTGCTAACTGGCTTGAAGAAAAAATTCTTTCACTGGGTGCGGATAAAATTGCAGCTTTTGTTGCAGAACCGATTCAGGGAGCTGGCGGAGTGATCATTCCTCCTGCAAGTTACTGGCCGCGAATTGAAGCTATCTGTAAAAGATATGACGTACTACTGGTAGCTGATGAAGTAATTTGCGGCTATGGGCGCACTGGCAGATGGTTTGGATTCGAAACTTTTGGTTTCACGCCAGATATTTTTACGACAGCTAAAGGACTGTCCTCCGGCTATTTACCGATCGGGGCAGTTCTGGTCAATGACAAAGTAACAGAAGGTTTGCTGGCCGGGGGTGAGTTTAATCATGGCTTTACTTACAGCGGGCATCCGGTTTCAGCCGCAGTTGCCTGTGCGAACCTGAATATAATTGATAAAAAGAATCTGATTGAAAAGGTACGTACCAAAACAGGTCCTTATATGCGTAAGCGCTGGCAGGAAACATTCAGTCAGTTTAAATATGTTGCTGATATTCGCAGTGAAGGATTGATGTGTGGTTTTACACTGGTAAAAAACCGTGATACTCGCGAGTTCTTTGATGATTTCGGCACTACAGGTTTGATTTGCCGGGATATCTTTTTTAAGAACAATCTGATTTTCCGTGCCTGTGGTGACCATATCGTAGCGGCTCCTCCGCTAATTATTTCCAAAAAGGAGATAGATAATATGCTGGCAATCGCCAGTGTGTGCATGCGTGAATTTGAGGAACTTATGGACAAAAAGCTGGACTGTAAGACAGATAAGGCTGCCTGA
- a CDS encoding S41 family peptidase has translation MAKSRLKKAALYTLGAFSGVILTLSIQSYANEKSEALPVQSLHTMAEVYGQIKANYVENKTDDTILEGAMKGMVNNLDPHSEYLTVKDYSDLQESTTGEFGGLGMEISSEDGLIKIVAPIEDTPADRAGIKSGDYIVKIDSESTRNMTTTEAVKRMRGKPGTSITLTLARKDEAQPIVLHLTRAIIKVKSVRYKLLEPDYGYVRITQFQEHTVSLLADAIKDLEKQNKQPLKGLVLDLRDDPGGLLNSAVGVSAVFLKPGVKVVSTKNRDKKEGMVLKAIPKDYVVKGNDPLVNMPEEIKTIPITVLVNSGTASASEIVSGALQDYKRAVIVGTQSFGKGSVQTVIPLSNGGAVKLTTALYYTPNDRSIQAQGIVPDVEVKDKNRKFESREADLGGHLSNPLGGKEVKGGLEGSQKKTTSPAFASEPVNQLNEDSDKDSTKEVKTGKDENQTNKGTITADKKDSKKKDEEDWLARREPNPAKDAQLKSALDLVKDPVKWNQSLGLAAKKPVKTNDKKDKK, from the coding sequence ATGGCTAAATCTAGATTAAAAAAAGCTGCTTTATATACACTGGGTGCTTTCAGCGGTGTCATTCTCACTTTAAGCATACAGAGTTATGCCAATGAGAAATCTGAGGCTTTACCGGTACAATCTCTGCATACCATGGCGGAAGTTTATGGACAAATTAAAGCCAATTATGTTGAGAATAAAACTGACGATACTATTCTTGAAGGTGCCATGAAAGGGATGGTCAATAATCTTGACCCGCATTCTGAATATCTGACCGTTAAAGATTACTCGGATTTACAGGAAAGCACTACAGGTGAATTTGGCGGCCTCGGTATGGAAATTAGCTCTGAAGACGGGCTGATTAAAATTGTGGCACCCATAGAAGACACGCCTGCTGATCGTGCTGGCATCAAAAGCGGTGACTACATCGTTAAAATTGACAGCGAATCAACCCGCAACATGACCACTACCGAAGCTGTAAAAAGAATGCGCGGTAAACCGGGAACCAGTATAACTCTGACTTTAGCTCGTAAAGATGAAGCCCAGCCGATTGTATTACATCTGACAAGAGCAATTATTAAAGTTAAAAGTGTACGTTACAAACTCCTGGAACCTGATTACGGTTACGTGCGCATTACTCAGTTTCAGGAACATACTGTAAGTCTGCTAGCTGATGCTATCAAAGATTTAGAAAAGCAGAATAAACAGCCTTTGAAAGGTCTGGTACTCGACTTACGCGATGATCCGGGTGGTCTGTTAAACAGTGCCGTTGGTGTATCCGCAGTATTCCTGAAACCGGGCGTAAAAGTTGTCAGCACGAAAAACCGTGATAAAAAAGAAGGTATGGTATTAAAAGCTATTCCTAAAGATTATGTAGTTAAAGGCAATGATCCGCTGGTAAATATGCCTGAAGAAATTAAAACCATACCGATTACAGTTTTAGTAAATTCAGGTACGGCATCTGCTTCTGAAATTGTCTCCGGTGCGCTTCAAGACTATAAACGTGCTGTAATTGTAGGTACACAAAGCTTTGGCAAAGGTTCGGTACAAACAGTAATTCCTCTATCAAATGGTGGAGCAGTTAAACTGACAACTGCGCTTTATTACACTCCTAATGACCGCTCAATACAGGCACAGGGTATCGTTCCTGATGTTGAAGTAAAAGATAAAAACCGAAAATTTGAAAGCCGCGAAGCCGATCTTGGCGGGCATCTGAGTAACCCGTTAGGTGGTAAAGAGGTAAAAGGAGGATTAGAAGGCAGTCAGAAAAAAACCACTTCTCCGGCTTTTGCCAGTGAACCTGTAAATCAGCTTAACGAAGATTCGGATAAAGACAGTACCAAGGAAGTTAAAACTGGTAAAGACGAAAATCAAACCAATAAAGGTACAATTACTGCTGATAAAAAAGATAGCAAGAAAAAGGATGAAGAAGACTGGCTGGCGAGACGTGAACCTAACCCAGCAAAAGATGCTCAGTTAAAATCTGCTCTGGATCTGGTAAAAGACCCGGTAAAATGGAATCAGTCATTGGGACTGGCTGCTAAAAAACCAGTTAAAACCAATGACAAAAAAGATAAAAAATAA
- a CDS encoding class I SAM-dependent methyltransferase: MNTQQLENWLAEHKFGLYLSRLEQQFILHKLTGLRFGTILQCGISQWQFRHVFAADSQYIVQSNTAGRGTAVIAECKALPWAQQSIDTIIWPHGLDTLSDYEDSIAEIARVLVPGGHLVLTGLNIHGYWRLFYQSSLKGHSALKLLSARTAVDKMQRFGLFLEEGQFMGYGIPACYGDNHKAIEYIGNRWWPHLAAVYGLVLVKRTVPLTLTVQNANMLLNPAPSVALKSIE; the protein is encoded by the coding sequence ATGAATACTCAGCAATTGGAAAACTGGCTGGCCGAACATAAATTTGGTCTCTATTTAAGCCGGCTGGAGCAGCAGTTTATCCTGCATAAATTAACAGGGTTGCGTTTTGGTACCATATTACAATGCGGTATATCACAATGGCAATTCCGGCATGTTTTTGCAGCTGATTCCCAGTATATTGTACAAAGTAATACAGCCGGTCGTGGTACGGCAGTTATTGCTGAATGTAAGGCCTTACCCTGGGCTCAGCAAAGTATAGATACCATTATCTGGCCTCATGGTCTGGATACTTTATCTGATTATGAAGATTCTATAGCTGAAATAGCTCGTGTTCTGGTGCCCGGCGGGCATCTTGTACTGACCGGCTTAAATATTCATGGATATTGGCGCCTGTTTTATCAGAGCAGCCTGAAAGGTCATTCTGCTTTAAAGTTATTGTCTGCCCGTACGGCTGTTGATAAGATGCAACGCTTTGGTCTGTTTCTGGAAGAAGGCCAGTTTATGGGTTATGGTATTCCGGCCTGTTACGGTGATAATCACAAGGCTATAGAATATATAGGTAATCGCTGGTGGCCGCATCTGGCAGCTGTTTATGGGCTGGTACTGGTTAAGCGAACTGTACCGCTCACTTTAACTGTGCAGAATGCAAATATGTTGCTCAATCCGGCACCATCAGTTGCTTTGAAAAGCATAGAATAA
- a CDS encoding gamma-glutamyl-gamma-aminobutyrate hydrolase family protein, whose product MQPRPIIGIPCDVKQIGKWNFHAVGEKYIHAVQDSVGDVILLPVLSDQEVLTRLLKLVDGVFLPGSYSNIDPKWYGEISAQEGMLQDAARDHTVLPLIKYIIDSGIPLLGVCRGLQEINVALGGDLHQHIQEIPGYLDHREPDNQPIEIQYGDAHAVNLKTDSLLMLWLATDHKQYQVNSLHQQGVKTLAPGLSIEATAPDGLIEAFRIDAASIFGYAVQWHPEWQYGNKPLSIAIFKAFREACMQYKLHRQKESF is encoded by the coding sequence ATGCAGCCGCGTCCAATCATAGGTATACCATGTGATGTAAAGCAGATAGGTAAGTGGAATTTTCACGCTGTCGGTGAAAAATACATTCATGCGGTTCAGGACAGTGTCGGTGATGTTATTTTACTTCCGGTACTGTCTGATCAGGAAGTTTTAACTCGCCTGCTCAAATTGGTTGATGGTGTTTTTTTACCCGGTTCTTATTCAAATATAGACCCGAAATGGTATGGTGAAATATCGGCACAAGAGGGAATGTTACAAGATGCTGCCCGTGACCATACTGTTTTACCGCTAATTAAATATATTATTGATAGTGGTATACCACTTCTGGGTGTTTGCCGCGGTTTGCAGGAAATCAATGTCGCACTTGGTGGTGACCTTCACCAGCATATACAGGAAATACCCGGTTATCTGGATCATCGTGAACCCGATAATCAGCCAATTGAAATTCAATATGGCGATGCGCATGCGGTTAATCTGAAAACAGACAGTTTATTGATGCTGTGGCTGGCAACAGACCACAAACAGTATCAGGTCAATTCTTTACATCAGCAAGGAGTAAAAACGTTAGCACCCGGGCTTAGCATAGAAGCAACTGCTCCAGATGGTCTTATTGAAGCATTCAGGATTGATGCAGCGTCAATATTTGGCTATGCAGTACAGTGGCATCCGGAATGGCAATATGGGAATAAGCCGCTTTCTATCGCTATTTTTAAAGCTTTTCGTGAAGCATGTATGCAATATAAATTGCACAGGCAAAAGGAATCATTTTAA